AACTTTGTCTTTGTAcaagttttttggatggaataaaatagactttcaaccaaaaaaaaagtttgccttataaggcaaagtttaaattttatatgccCCTCCcacgtacttttagttatgtttaactaaaagtccgcggAGGGGGTGACTTTTGCCTTgagggcagacttttagttatctcggatccggcataactttaactttttcttaaagattgtatgctgGATCCGACATACACTCCCCTAgtcctgccttgcgaaattatttttttattttatgcttgagcggggttcgaacccagaatttcatgtattcgctcatctttccaagcaaagggcaaaatttaaagaccacaaatatgaagggcaaaatttaaagaccacaaatttgagtggcaaaatttaaagaccaccccaaacgaagggcaatccgtgcaaaaaaatgtaaaagcTTTGCCTGGCGAATGTTCTAAACGGAGgctatttttagaaaaaaatggtTAAGCGGgaccaaaaaatcaaaaccacCCCTAACAGAGGCGGCTATTTGTGAACTTAACCCGATATTCTGTTAGTCTAACTAGTTGGTAAATTTCAAATGTTCTGAAATTCATTTCTCAATTAACGCACCATATAAGATCGCCGGTGCGGACAAATTTTTGCCATCGGTTACAATCGTCTCACTAAATATTCTTGCTTAAAAAAAGATTCTAAAATTACATAGGTAAATGTAAAGATCACTAGTTTCCTACTCAAGATTCACTCTGCTCTAACCCCATTCTCCCAGGTAAATGGATCTCAATTACTCTTCTGCATTACTCCctctgatttaaaaaaaaaagtgttcacttagcctttatttttttattaaaaaagagtgttcgcttatcaaatcaagaaattaacCTTATTATTCCAGATTTGCTCTTATTAATGGTTAAGTGACCAAagccaatacctatttaattggGAATTGTTTttgtcaaattacctatttttaccTAGGAGTTAGTAGAGATTTTCTTTAAGAGATGTGCAAATGACTAAATGGATTCTCTTTTTAAACAGTACTATCAAGTCAACCCTcatccaaaaaattaaaaaaataaaaaccaatCCCACTTcaagtgtttttttttattcccccccgcccaaacaaaaaaaacccACACCCacgcccaaaaaaaataataataataacatccTACTATTTGTGGGCCAAAATATAGAGCCGCCATTTCATTGCAGAGACCAGAGAGAGCTACGTGAATTGTAAGGAGCTAAGCGTGGCGTGACTCAATTGAATGCTCCACTGCAGGAACTCAGAAATGGTGAAATATGGCGCCTGAGCATAAATGCAACCATTTGGTCTCTTCTTgtgtaacaaatcatgattctATTAAATAAAAGGGACATTCTCATAATCTTAAACTTGAAATCGTTTTGAGattgtttcttgaaatattTCACAATATCTCGTGAAAATCGTAGCAAGAACATCAGCTTCTCTTGTAATACTGTATCTGGTCTCTCTGCTTCTCTCCTCTCACTTACAAGAACAAATGATACTCGTGAGGAAGAGCTCATAAATTTCACGAGTTTCTCAGACATGTCCCCAACACCCACTTTTGAGTTCTCTTCAACCCCTTCAAATACCCCATTCATTCTTCCAACAAACATGCAttcttttccaaacaaccaGTACACTTTCAATGGAATCCAGTACCAAAATCTCCCTTTTCTGTCTTTCACTATGTATTGTTTCCATACAAGCTCAAGATTTGCAAACCTACATAGTTCAGTTGCACCCACATGGAGAAACTAGACCCCCCTTTAGCTCCAAACTTCAATGGCACCTTTCTTTCCTTGCAAAAACAGTTTCCTCTGGAGAAGAAGACTCGTCTTCTCGCCTTTTGTACTCGTACCATTCTGCCATGGAAGGCTTTGCAGCTCGACTCAACAAAGCTGAGCTCGAGCTTTTAAGGAAATCCAATGATGTGTTATCGATACGTGCAGAGAGGAGGCTTGAAATTCAGACTACTTATTCCTACAAGTTCTTGGGACTAAGTCCGACGAGAGAAGGAGCTTGGTTAAAGTCTGGATTTGGTCGAGGGGCGATCATTGGAGTGTTGGATACTGGAGTTTGGCCAGAAAGTCCAAGTTTTGATGATCATGGAATGCCTCCTATTCCACAGAAATGGAGAGGTATTTGCCAAGAAGGACAAGATTTCAATTCTTCTAGTTGCAATCACAAGCTTATTGGTGCAAGGTTGTTCAGCAAAGGACATCGTGTGGCCTCAATGACATGGTCACCAGATGCAGTGGAGGAATATGTGTCACCACGGGATTCCCATGGCCATGGTACACATACAGCATCCACTGCTGGAGGAGCTGCAGTTCCAATGGCTGGTGTGCTCGGAAATCGAGCAGGGGAGGCTCGAGGGATGGCCCCCGGGGCCCACATTGCGATATATAAAGTGTGCTGGTTCAGTGGTTGTTACAGCTCTGACATACTTGCAGCAATGGATGTAGCCATTAGAGATGGAGTAGACATATTGTCGCTCTCACTTGGTGGCTTCCCCGTTCCACTTTATGATGATACTATTGCCATTGGCAGTTTTCGAGCCATGGAGCATGGAATCTCAGTTATATGTGCAGCAGGGAATAATGGCCCGATGCAAAGTTCAGTAGCCAACGGTGCTCCTTGGATCGCCACTATTGGTGCTAGCACACTTGACAGGAGATTTCCAGCATTAGTTCAATTAGGCAATGGTAAGTACCTGTATGGAGAATCCTTGTACCCGGGGAAGCAAGTTCCAAGGTCTCGAAAAAGTCTTGAGATCGTTTATGTCAAAGGTGGGGATAAGGAAAGTGAATTTTGCTTGAGAGGATCGCTTTCACGAGCACAAGTCCAAGGAAAAATGGTTGTATGTGATAGAGGAGTTAACGGAAGGGCAGAAAAAGGCCAGGTTGTGAAGGAGGCAGGTGGTGCTGCCATGATCCTAGCAAATACAGCAATAAATTTGGAGGAAGATTCTGTTGATGTCCATGTCCTTCCTGCAACGTTGATTGGCTTCGATGAATCAGTTCAATTAAGAAACTACCTCAACTCGACAAAAAGGCCAACAGCTCGATTCATATTTGGAGGAACAGTAATAGGAAAGTCAAGAGCACCTGCAGTAGCTCAATTTTCCTCAAGGGGGCCAAGTTATACTGATCCTTCAATTCTCAAACCCGATTTGATTGCTCCAGGGGTAAACATAATTGCCGCTTGGCCACAAAATTTAGGCCCTAGTGGCCTTCCAGAGGATTCACGAAGAGTAAATTTCACTGTTATGTCAGGGACTTCCATGGCTTGTCCTCATGTTAGTGGAATTGCCGCATTGCTCCATTCAGCTCATCCTAAATGGACTCCAGCAGCAATCAGATCCGCATTAGTGACAACTGCAGATACAACCGATCACTTGGGAAAACCAATCACGGATGGAGATGCACCAGCTAATCTTTTTGCAGCTGGAGCTGGACAGGTAAATCCAGGAAGAGCAATCGATCCTGGATTGATATATGACATCCGTGTTGATGAATATATCACTCACCTTTGCACTATTGGATACAGAAATTCTGAAGTCTTCAGCATTACTCATAGGAATGTCAGTTGCCATGACATTTTACAGAAGAAAAGTGGTTTCAGCCTAAATTACCCCTCAATTTCGGTAATTTTCAGGGCAGGAATGACTAGAAAGATGATCAAAAGGAGAGTGAAAAATGTGGGGAACCCTAACTCTGTTTACTCAGTTGACGTTGTGGCACCTGAGGGAGTCAAAGTGAGAGTCAAACCACGTCATCTGATATTTAAACATGCGAACCAAAGCTTAAGCTATAGAGTTTGGTTTATATCGAGGAAGAGAATCGGGTCTAAAAGGATGAGCTTTGCAGAGGGGCAATTGACATGGGTTAATGTAGGAAACAAAGACAAGAAAGTCAGGAGTCCTATTTCAGTCACATGGGCATCAATGAAGTAAAGGCTATCACCACTCTCACAACAGTAGAACCaaatatacattgttttagTCCATTAGAGGAATTTCACATCAAATTAGAACTTGATGTTAGAGCAGATACAGCTGAGAGGCAAAGATATACTTTATCTTTCCATAAAGAAGAAATGATTGATAACCATTTGAATGCAATATGTTTTACCAAGTAGATTTGTCTCCTGAATGTTCAGAAGTATAACTCCGTCCGTTTCAATTTACTTGTTTTACATTCCcttttagtctgtttaaaaGAAATGCCTCTTTTCTAATTTGGCAACTATTTAATTCCGACATCccacatggcatgtttaagactacaagattAAAGGGTGTTTTGgtaaattatacatatttttagtttaagaccacaagattcaaaagtcttctttactttcttaaactccgtggtCAATCATACTAagataaacaaattgaaacagagggagtaatatgtataaatagatAAGACAAAGCACAAAGTTTGCACTGGGACTTGGAAGTGAACCATCTATAACAAACCAAAAGAACCATCACAAATGAACAAATATCAGGAGGGAAAGAGAATAAAGAaagctataaaaggaactagAAGTAACATCTAACTGTAAATTGGTGAAGCTATCTTGTCAGCAAGCACTGAAAAGATTTCTCAAGTTTACACCTTTTGAACTAAATTACTCATAAACCAATATGACAGACAAAAATTTCAGGAAATTGGTCAGGCAAAAGAGAAACATACAATCTCAACTTTTAACAAACTGCAAGCCATTTGAATTAGCATACCGCTCCATAAATCTCATGAACCTGTCCCATTCCCTTGGAGTCCGCATAATATACTTAGCTTCAATTCCTGCAGGCTTtccattaacaaacttggcattTACATCAACTGACGTAAGAACCCCTTCTTCGTCAATCATGTAGAATCCAGTGATATCTCCAACTTCACCAGATGAATCAAATACGGAGGGTTGATCGAACCTGAATATGGCCATACCATTTGTCCCATCCCTTGATTTGGTTAACTTCACATCTGGTATTGTCTGTTCATCAGTTCCTTGTATGAACTGAATTTTTGGCTGAACCATCATTATACTTAGTCTGGTCATTTTCTGGTTTTGGATATTGGATGTGAAACGTGAACGAGGTATGTACAAACGCTGGCCATTGAATGAAGAGCCTGAACTTTGATGAACCACCCCTGATGCTATTCCTACAGTACATAACACAAACAGCCATTAAAGGGCAGCTCGGTGCACTGAGCTACCGCTATGCCCCGAAGGGCCGAAACATAAAAAGCTATTATTGATTTCAATTAACTATGTTCCCTAATTTACTAGATattttttccaagaaaatatcTATTATAGTGGGAGATCAGGGAAGGGAAACCCGTAAACAATGAAAATTGAACCCTCACTTATTTTGTCGAAAACTCTCACTAGTACAACTACACTGTAAGAGTCGTGTGTCATGGTCCCAATTTCCTACTTAACATTCAGCTGCATTACATTTTCCAGTCCGAATTACCCCAAGAAAGAACAAGAACAGCATATCCAGGGTAGTGTAATCCCACgagtggggtctagggagggttGTGTGTATGTAAACCTTACCTCCACCTTGTGAAGGCAGGGAGGTTATcttcgaaagaccctcggctcaagtaacTTACCCCAAGAAAGAAGACCAttaaactttctttctttgaagaatgtggagccaggatttgaagtttatgagttctcAACTTGTCAGTTGCCACCAACCCCCATAAAATCATCTTAGTTACTAGGTTCGCAGCtgaatatttatacatatttgatGCATTATCTAATACAGAATAAAGGGTCTAAGAGAAAGTTATTGGGTTCGTCCGAAAGTGAAGCTAATCATCTAGCTCCGCCCTTATTCGCAAATAATTAGTcataaatcaataaaataaaactaaaagtACATCTCCCTACAGAACTTAATGAGATACTAATAAaccaagaaataaagaaagaaccccagcatttaaaaaaaaaaggggggagagAGTCAAGGTACATAAGCAcattgaagttgaaggaaacATACCAAGAAGAGAGCGAGGCTGATGATGTGAAGTGTGAGAAAGTGCAGGCGAAAATGCAAGAGATTGAAGAGTAGCCATTACAAAAGTACAGAAAGAGAATGGAGCAGAAGGAACTAAAAACTTAGATGATGTGGTAACAGAGAGTGTTGGTTGTAACAACGACAGCCATTCATGGCTTACCCATACAGTTTCATTTTTGAGCCAACCACCATCACATTTCATTACACTCCCGCCACCTTTTTCTAAATTGGAATTGGCCTCAAACTTTTCTCTGGGCTTTTTCTCATAACTATGGGTTGGACTGGATAACCCAATATAAACACATATATTTGGGAGATTTGCACAAGTTGGATAATCTAATAGAGGGCCATCAACACTTATACCCTTTACTAGTTACAAGATGGTAAAACCCAAAATTCAAGATATAAAATAGTactaattttcattaaataagtacAATAGGAGTCATGTTTTTTACCGCATAATTAATTCAATGTAATTGCAAGTTAACCATATCTTATTGATAAgcttttataattattaaaacTTTTTCGTCAACgtcatataattaaataattttagagaaaaattTACTTTCGAGGAAGAAAGTAAAGTAGGAAAATTAGCAAATTCCAAAGGGACACAAATGATTCGATATCCTATAAACTAACATGATAAAGTATGATAATTAACAACTTGGCGAAGATCATACATTGAGAAATATTTTCGTATTTCTATGAATTTCGGATAGACAAGATTTAATATAAATTCCACGAAGTGtcttataaaaaataactaGTATATGTAAAGGAATTAAAGTTCAAACCAGAACggaaatatattttctaaaatagcACTTATCCATGAAAAATATCCTAAGTGATTTCAAATACtatgtattaatttttttattagacCCATAAAaaggtagattttgatgttctctaaagaaaaaacttaaataAGGTACATGAAGAAGTTAGTCTCAGATAAGATAAACCCTTCAAAAACACATAAAGTAACAATCTCACATAATAACTAGAATTTCAAATAAGTATATATGTTTccggtataaaaaaaaaaggttgttcGGTGGACTAAGCTTCCGCTATGCGCGGGATCCAGAAAGGGTCGGACATATGTTTCCGgtatataaaaggaaatttttattttactctttAACATTTCAACTCTCACTGTTAATGAAATTGTTTACTTCAAACTTATTTATGTTTATCTTGAATTCATTTAAGGTTAtaataatgtattttattttcacatttattagtaaattcataatttcattttcaagaattatctaAATAACAAATTTTGATGTTCTCtaaagaaaaaacttaaataAGGTACATGAAGAAGTTAGTGGCAGATAAGATAAACCCTTCAAAAACACATAAAGTAACAATCTCACATAATAACTAGAATTTCAAATAAGTATATATGTTTccggtattaaaaaaaaaaaaggttgttcGGTGGACTAAGCTTCCGCTATGCGCGGGATCTAGAAAGGGTCGGACATATGTTTCCGgtatataaaaggaaatttttattttactctttAACATTTCAACTCTCACTGTTAATGAAATTGTTTACTTCAAACTTATTTATGTTTATCTTGAATTCATTTAAGGTTAtaataatgtattttattttcacatttattagtaaattcataatttcattttcaagaattatctaAATAACACTGTAAACTTTTCAATAACTTCAAGTTATGTTAATATTTATAATCTTAATTTAGAGTCTTTACATAAATTAACGTAATGAACTTATAAGGATATTGGTAAATAATGATTCAAGTACATTAATAATTTCAATAAAGGAtattgaaattactcaaaaaaTTCTAGAACGAAGCTAAGCACATATGAGCTCACTAAGCAAGTAAGATTTTGGAGGTTTAAAAcaaatagagagagagagagagagagaatatgGAGAGGAACATACGACGTgggatatatataaatgtaaagtAAGACCTAATAAATGCTTAAGTTGGAAAAAATATAGCTACAAAGTAGTCTAAATTTACCAAAATCtatgagaagaaaataatctAAAAGGTACTCCCTCCGATCtatattatatgatttttatttgggCATATTTATTAAGAAATTCACTCATACCTAGAATGCAAGATGTATTTTCACTTAATTACTCTTAATTAAATAGTGCttatttaatatgattttttgaTAAAAAGCCACTTATTAAAATATGAGTAaatctgaaaaagaaaaacattaatATATTTTTGCTTATACGAATTACTTACTCtgaattaaatataaatatttaaaacaccATATAATCTGTatcggagaaaaaaaaaatgtaccgGAGAAAGAAATCTAATGTACATTAAGGCTAAGAAGAAATCCTTGAACAAAATACAATGCACACCAATTACAATGGGCCCACACAGGAGTAGTACACTATTCACTATTCAGAAAAgaaccaaaaattaaaatcaattgcTGCTACAACAGCCACGTGTAACAGATTGAAAGTATTTGCTATATTCCAATTTCGTCCTTGTGAGGACGACCAAAAGAGCCAATTCCCTCTTATATTAAGTAATAAttttgggttggtctttaatttttgcctctcataacaaataatttttttatgggGCATAAGTttatgggtcatttgcacgattgcccttcaaaggcgctggtcttAATGGAACATTTGTAAGTGTAGCTTTTTGGAATTTCTTCAATAGATTAGTTGAAATATCCCTAATATGATGTACTTCTTTGCTCAAAACAGGTTGTTACACCAAACCAATTTGAGTGGCATGCCAATAGTGCCAACAAACGTCCACCATAATacatcttttgaaaaatataaaaactcaGACGGATGTATTGAGTACATGTTGAAATGCAAAGTGAAGTGGAATGCTCAAACTTGATGTTTAATTACTTTTTCGTAATGTTTTATCTTATACTCTTTATATCTAATTGTCCTTTCTGTTTATGTGTCTTTTCCATTACCAGTATAAAGTTTTTGAAGAAGCATGTTAGACAATTTATGGGGAGattgtaagaataatgttgatTTACTTGCATCGACCTCTAAATTATTGAATTCAAAGTACAAGTCTTCTGCTATATTCattcttgataaaaaaaaattaacattaatttgAACATAAAATGAGTGTCGATTATGTACATAATATTATGAAGAGCAAAAAGACTTTAAAATATATAACAAGTCAATGAATATAAAAAGAACAGAATTATCATGTTCCTTTGTGACTACCGTATTTTGCAAGTAACATTTTCATATGGTATTATATTTAATATTCTCCGCGGAACGTGCGGGTACGAACACTAGTTCAGGAAAGGACCAAAGATTAAAACCAATTGCTGCTATAGCAGCCACGTGTAACAGATTGAAATTATTTACAATATTCCAATTTCATCCCTGTGAGGACGACCAAAAGGGCCCATTCCCTCTTATATTAAGTAGTAATTTtggattggtctttaatttttgcctctcatagcaaataattttttcatggGGCATAAGTTTATGGGTCATTTCCACAATTCCCTttcaaaggcattggtctttaatttttgcccctcaattgGCAATCtataatttttgtccttcgctaaaaatcccttgatttcgggttcgaacccccgctcaataaaaaattaaaaaataaatcacaaggtagagtcactactagGAAAATAGCTTTTACCGATAATTAATTAATGGCTACTAGGTAATTGCTGGTAATGTAGTCTCAAAACCAAAATGTTAGCAGCAAACATATATTTGCCAAGAAAATGTACCTTTTAGCTGGCAATTAAAAGAATTGGCCAGTAAAAGAGGGATCTTTATTTCTATTAGTCCCTGCAGCAAACCCTATAATTTTCATTTCCATCTCACTTGTCTTGACCCTCCTGCCGCTAGTCCTTCTTTTGATATATTCCTCTTCTTTCCTCTAATAT
This portion of the Lycium ferocissimum isolate CSIRO_LF1 chromosome 1, AGI_CSIRO_Lferr_CH_V1, whole genome shotgun sequence genome encodes:
- the LOC132050319 gene encoding subtilisin-like protease SBT1.2 yields the protein MESSTKISLFCLSLCIVSIQAQDLQTYIVQLHPHGETRPPFSSKLQWHLSFLAKTVSSGEEDSSSRLLYSYHSAMEGFAARLNKAELELLRKSNDVLSIRAERRLEIQTTYSYKFLGLSPTREGAWLKSGFGRGAIIGVLDTGVWPESPSFDDHGMPPIPQKWRGICQEGQDFNSSSCNHKLIGARLFSKGHRVASMTWSPDAVEEYVSPRDSHGHGTHTASTAGGAAVPMAGVLGNRAGEARGMAPGAHIAIYKVCWFSGCYSSDILAAMDVAIRDGVDILSLSLGGFPVPLYDDTIAIGSFRAMEHGISVICAAGNNGPMQSSVANGAPWIATIGASTLDRRFPALVQLGNGKYLYGESLYPGKQVPRSRKSLEIVYVKGGDKESEFCLRGSLSRAQVQGKMVVCDRGVNGRAEKGQVVKEAGGAAMILANTAINLEEDSVDVHVLPATLIGFDESVQLRNYLNSTKRPTARFIFGGTVIGKSRAPAVAQFSSRGPSYTDPSILKPDLIAPGVNIIAAWPQNLGPSGLPEDSRRVNFTVMSGTSMACPHVSGIAALLHSAHPKWTPAAIRSALVTTADTTDHLGKPITDGDAPANLFAAGAGQVNPGRAIDPGLIYDIRVDEYITHLCTIGYRNSEVFSITHRNVSCHDILQKKSGFSLNYPSISVIFRAGMTRKMIKRRVKNVGNPNSVYSVDVVAPEGVKVRVKPRHLIFKHANQSLSYRVWFISRKRIGSKRMSFAEGQLTWVNVGNKDKKVRSPISVTWASMK
- the LOC132050326 gene encoding photosystem II reaction center PSB28 protein, chloroplastic → MATLQSLAFSPALSHTSHHQPRSLLGIASGVVHQSSGSSFNGQRLYIPRSRFTSNIQNQKMTRLSIMMVQPKIQFIQGTDEQTIPDVKLTKSRDGTNGMAIFRFDQPSVFDSSGEVGDITGFYMIDEEGVLTSVDVNAKFVNGKPAGIEAKYIMRTPREWDRFMRFMERYANSNGLQFVKS